In one Dermacentor albipictus isolate Rhodes 1998 colony chromosome 4, USDA_Dalb.pri_finalv2, whole genome shotgun sequence genomic region, the following are encoded:
- the LOC135913619 gene encoding uncharacterized protein, giving the protein MHLQKVKSDPNTVAREQASFQVLDAPKGKPPQPMHPLRSVNQCSASVEPANHVGPRGPPIAGPLIRLPGTNTGRSAACEVISSAQSRPYTAATNQVRLTKNASNISHGTEMQCNVHSLDALTTSNEAPATSWWPQHSLEEEPPPVQPIVHIGDRAIAPEDRRAASYPALEPSQLFSGMPCKEQAAGERMMAEFTEAELRSSRVVGQAMPKGIHAFPLMHRSGSFSRKQLSPKDSKTTSPLLVLTFCSGSCAVALGVTLVLFLAMAAIKRRPPGAPDVCQSHACAEFSRRLRESLNESACPCTSFTSFVCDGWRHDHKLSVREESFKATLDRISRLTSALSNEPDFRSEPAASTFFRSCESILKGTSDETAAVAEALRDAGIVWPRRASEPVDALQAVFYSSMKLRWSAVLHAELNELDGKTHVLLTPVDAFAIPLEKALALRGQAVAKSDYFDLLNKNFGDSSTQAQDSVKLEETIEVEEKFLMPLDKAFRSPSRRDVLSTHSLFIQNANLTKERWSEVLNAHGANINREVIYWTENVEFVERFFTLWLEHGEWDAFLLLSWCTVQLAALYANRHLIVNYYGDEHKAAIMHGSFCLRKTYLIAGNAAFFYYHTDVLFPRSRTSAESLTIAVREAFLRRVEHWRYYDKNTTIVSEWNSTARVFAVIDGKYAVQSPSDAKRLPNMTASFVQNWQIAVVPYAHYASNIVYDAIRRLQLYAEFKDDFVLLPYAFSFPLYAEDASNTMNLAGVGREMTLALSELFLEAYSTSSSAREAFDALNECLEASDPEASLLEFLTLDTLSEAHNHLGFHAGRRLISLEKYSPSQLFFIAACYTTCPGSLARGSHKNCDTTLRHMKSFSDAFLCSFGTTTGLKKTCSL; this is encoded by the exons ATGCACCTACAGAAAGTGAAGTCTGACCCAAATACCGTGGCAAgagagcaggcttcgttccaggTACTGGATGCTCCGAAAGGAAAGCCGCCTCAGCCAATGCATCCTCTGAGAAGTGTGAACCAGTGTTCCGCTTCCGTGGAACCAGCCAACCATGTCGGTCCAAGAGGACCGCCGATTGCTGGGCCCTTAATACGGTTGCCCGGAACCAACACGGGTAGATCCGCGGCTTGTGAAGTGATTTCttcggctcaatctcgcccatACACTGCAGCTACGAACCAAGTTCGGTTGACAAAGAACGCGAGTAACATTTCGCACGGCACTGAGATGCAGTGCAACGTGCATTCGCTCGATGCTCTCACGACATCCAACGAGGCACCGGCAACATCCTGGTGGCCTCAACACTCGTTGGAAGAAGAGCCACCTCCCGTCCAGCCAATCGTTCATATTGGAGACCGCGCAATAGCCCCTGAAGATAGGCGTGCTGCGTCTTATCCAGCTCTTGAGCCATCACAGCTGTTTTCAGGCATGCCGTGCAAAGAGCAGGCAGCTGGAGAGCGAATGATGGCGGAATTCACAGAGGCCGAGCTTCGCAGTTCCCGCGTGGTGGGGCAAGCGATGCCCAAGGGAATCCACGCATTTCCTCTGATGCACAGGAGTGGAAGTTTCAGCCGCAAGCAGCTTAGTCCCAAG GACTCGAAGACGACCAGCCCGCTATTGGTGCTTACCTTCTGTAGCGGATCGTGTGCAGTGGCGTTGGGCGTGACCCTGGTCCTCTTCCTGGCCATGGCTGCCATCAAGCGGCGACCGCCCGGCGCGCCCGACGTGTGCCAGAGCCACGCGTGCGCCGAGTTCTCTCGGCGCCTGCGCGAGTCGCTCAACGAGAGCGCGTGCCCGTGCACGAGCTTTACGAGCTTCGTCTGCGACGGCTGGCGCCATGACCACAAGCTGAGCGTGCGCGAGGAATCCTTCAAGGCGACGCTGGACAGGATCTCCAGGCTCACAAGCGCGTTGTCCAACGAGCCGGACTTTCGCTCAGAGCCTGCAGCCAGCACTTTTTTCAGGAGCTGCGAGTCCATTCTCAAAGGTACCAGCGACGAAACGGCCGCCGTCGCGGAAGCCCTTCGCGATGCTGGTATTGTGTGGCCCCGTCGAGCGAGCGAGCCAGTAGACGCGCTGCAAGCAGTCTTTTACTCTTCCATGAAGCTTCGCTGGAGCGCTGTTCTTCACGCGGAACTGAACGAACTAGATGGCAAAACACACGTCTTACTGACGCCTGTGGATGCATTTGCCATTCCTTTGGAAAAAGCACTCGCTCTTCGAGGTCAAGCCGTCGCGAAGTCGGACTACTTCGACTTGCTCAACAAAAATTTCGGTGACTCGTCGACACAGGCTCAAGACAGCGTGAAGCTGGAGGAGACAATCGAAGTGGAAGAGAAATTTCTGATGCCGCTAGACAAGGCGTTCCGGTCACCCAGCAGAAGGGACGTGCTAAGTACTCACTCCTTGTTCATTCAAAATGCGAACTTGACTAAGGAACGATGGAGCGAAGTGCTTAATGCGCACGGGGCAAACATCAACCGCGAGGTGATATACTGGACAGAAAACGTGGAGTTCGTCGAAAGGTTTTTTACACTTTGGTTGGAACACGGCGAATGGGACGCGTTTCTGCTGCTTTCCTGGTGTACAGTGCAACTGGCTGCACTCTATGCCAACAGGCATTTAATTGTCAACTACTACGGCGACGAGCACAAAGCAGCCATCATGCACGGATCTTTCTGTCTGAGAAAGACATACCTCATCGCCGGCAATGCTGCATTCTTTTATTATCACACGGACGTCCTCTTTCCGCGATCCCGCACTTCCGCTGAAAGCTTGACGATTGCCGTTCGCGAAGCCTTCCTTCGTCGTGTCGAGCATTGGCGGTATTACGACAAAAATACAACCATCGTATCTGAGTGGAACTCGACAGCCCGCGTATTTGCGGTAATCGACGGCAAGTACGCCGTGCAATCTCCGAGCGATGCCAAGCGACTCCCCAACATGACCGCTTCCTTCGTGCAGAACTGGCAGATAGCTGTCGTGCCATACGCGCACTACGCTTCCAACATAGTGTACGATGCCATAAGGCGCTTGCAACTCTACGCCGAATTCAAAGACGACTTCGTCCTACTTCCTTATGCCTTCTCGTTTCCTCTATACGCCGAGGATGCCTCAAATACGATGAATCTCGCCGGAGTTGGAAGGGAGATGACTCTAGCTTTGAGTGAGCTGTTCCTGGAGGCGTACTCCACCTCGAGTAGCGCACGCGAGGCATTTGACGCGCTGAACGAGTGCCTGGAAGCGTCAGATCCTGAGGCTTCACTACTGGAATTTCTCACCTTGGACACGCTAAGCGAAGCACACAACCACCTCGGGTTTCATGCTGGCCGGCGGCTCATCAGCCTCGAGAAGTACAGCCCGTCTCAGCTTTTCTTTATAGCAGCGTGCTACACGACATGCCCCGGCAGTTTGGCTCGTGGTTCTCACAAAAACTGTGACACCACCTTAAGACACATGAAAAGCTTTTCGGATGCCTTCCTCTGCTCATTCGGCACTACAACAGGACTGAAGAAGACGTGCTCTCTCTAG